The window GGCGGCCTGCGGCTGCACGCCCGCCGAGCTGAGCTGGCGCGCCGGGGTGGATATGCTCACCTTCGGCGCGACCAAGAACGGCGCCATGGCCGCCGAGGCCCTGGTGGTGTTCGAGCCCGCGCTCGCGGCAACGCTGGGCTATCGGCGCAAGCGCGGTGGCCACCTGTGGTCGAAGGGGTGGTATCTGGGCGCGCAGCTCGACGCCTACCTCGACGACGAGCTGTGGCTGGCGAACGCGCGCAACGCCAACGCCATGGCCGCGCGCCTCGCCGACGGGCTGGGGCGGCTGGCCGGGGTGCGGCTGGTCCACCCGGTCGAGGGCAACATCGTCTTCGCCGCGATTTCCGAGCGCGCCGCCGATTGCTTGGCCGAGCAGGGCTGGGTGTTCAACGAATCGCGCCACGACGAGGCCGCCGTGATTCGCTTGGTGGCGGGATTCACGACCACGCCGGCCGAGGTGGACGCTGCCATCACGGCCGTCAGCGAGGCCGTTGCCGGGACCACGAAGGGGTGATCGCGGCTGTTCCGGCCGGCATGGGCGGGGCTCGCGCAGGCAGATGCCGGATCGGCGAAAATCACCTCTTGATCCCCGCCACGCACACGGTTATATCCGCGCCTGCATTGGGCCGCAAAGCCGGTGTCCCCTTCGTCTAGCGGCCTAGGACGCTGCCCTCTCACGGCAGTAACAGGGGTTCGAATCCCCTAGGGGACACCACCTTTCTCCGCTTGCCCGGCTACTCTCAGCATCTTTCGGAAGCGTTTCATCCGGTTCGCGAACACCGTCGAGTGTAACGTGTCGGCTGCCGCGGGCGGCGATCTCGATTGGTCACCGCTCGAAGCGGGCAGCGAACTGGATTGTGAGGGACGGTCCGTATCCCTGGTCCGGCTGAGAGACGATCCGGTCGCCCTGGGGGTCGTAGAGGGACCACAGGACATGGCAGCAGGTCGGCATTTGATGGCCGGCCTGGCTCGGATACCGCCGAGCGTCCGGTGCAATTCTCCGGCGTTGATTTCAGCGTGTGGCCGCTGCTGGCGCTGCGCGCGGCGGATTTGTGCGCGGATTTCGGTGCGGAACGCGTCTGCGGTCGGCATCGCGATCGTCCGGCTGCGCGGTGACACGGCGAAGGCTGGCCGGAGAGGGCGCGGATTGCCATTCCATGGGCGTGGTATGCGCGCGGGGCTTTCCGGGCGAGATGGGCCGCAGCGCACGGGCCGCGCGAATACTCGCTTCACTGGTGTGAAATCGATCCGGCGTTTGCATTTTCGTGGGCCATCGGGCTAAAACCATCACTCGAAACTGTATTTTCGAGGAGGATCGGCCATGACGGTGAAGCGCCAGCTCGAGCAGGCCGCCCAGGAGCGCGAGACCTGGGTCTTGCGCCGGCAGAAGGGCAAGCCGAACAACCGGCGGCTGTGGGTTTGCGCCTGCATGGACGAGCGCTTGCCGATCGACGAAGCCCTCGGCATTCGCGGTGACCGCGGCGACGCGCACGTGTTCCGCAACGCGGGCGGCATCATGACCGACGACGCCATCCGCTCGGCCATGTTGAGCTGCCGCTTTTTCGGTACCGAGGAAATCGTGATCGTGAACCACACCGAATGCGGCATGATGGCGGCGCACACCGACAGTGTCGTGCAGGGCCTCGCCGATCAGGG is drawn from Limimonas halophila and contains these coding sequences:
- a CDS encoding beta-class carbonic anhydrase codes for the protein MTVKRQLEQAAQERETWVLRRQKGKPNNRRLWVCACMDERLPIDEALGIRGDRGDAHVFRNAGGIMTDDAIRSAMLSCRFFGTEEIVIVNHTECGMMAAHTDSVVQGLADQGVDPATVQLDPEVPELQLDPSAFGKWIRMFDDRSVDEICQAQVDYVRNHPLIPESVTVSGWIWEVETNSLRKPHERLAERVNTRDEMGGA